One stretch of Streptomyces hygroscopicus DNA includes these proteins:
- a CDS encoding histidine kinase encodes MSMRIPHPRSLAGQLFAMQVVLVAALVAGCAVFAYVTDREQAVVAARQRATAAAVAVADSPSVAEAARSKDPTARLQPYAEKVRRDTDVTFVTIMDTHGVRWAHPDPRQIGATYLGHIKPALRGRIFAETYTGTLGSSVRVVAPVRDDRAGGRITALVSAGITVDTISAQVRRQLLALLGVAAAALALGGLCAYVINARLRRHTHGMNADELSRMHDYHQAALHAVREGLLMLDGGRRIALINDGGRELLGLPEDSVGRYVSDLGLPPALTGALLATEPRVDELHLTAERVVVLNTSPVSSGEQRGTVVTLRDHTELQALSGELDSVRGFAEALRSQAHEAANRLHAVVSLIELGREDEAVDFATAELELAQALTDQVVGAVAEPVLAALLLGKAAQANERGVELVLAPDSRIDDGVLPPGLPARDLVTILGNLIDNATDAAAEGVGHGGAPRSARVTVTARTDAGELTLSVADTGAGLDPAAAEEVFRRGWSTKSQGRGLGLALVRQAARRNAGTVEVSAATDGGAEFTVRLPLATPAATP; translated from the coding sequence ATGTCCATGCGCATCCCCCACCCCCGGAGCCTGGCCGGCCAGCTCTTCGCGATGCAGGTCGTACTGGTCGCCGCCCTGGTGGCCGGATGTGCCGTCTTCGCCTACGTCACCGACCGCGAGCAGGCGGTGGTGGCCGCGCGGCAGCGGGCGACGGCCGCCGCGGTGGCCGTCGCCGACTCCCCGTCGGTCGCCGAGGCCGCACGGTCCAAGGACCCCACCGCCCGGCTCCAGCCGTATGCGGAGAAGGTGCGCCGGGACACCGACGTCACCTTCGTCACGATCATGGATACCCACGGTGTGCGCTGGGCGCACCCCGATCCGCGCCAGATCGGCGCCACCTACCTCGGCCATATCAAGCCCGCGCTGCGTGGCCGGATCTTCGCCGAGACCTATACGGGCACGCTCGGCTCCTCCGTGCGCGTGGTCGCCCCGGTGCGCGACGACCGCGCCGGGGGCCGGATCACCGCGCTGGTCAGCGCGGGCATCACCGTGGACACCATCAGCGCCCAGGTGCGCCGGCAGCTACTCGCGCTGCTCGGTGTGGCGGCGGCCGCGCTCGCGCTCGGCGGCCTGTGCGCGTATGTCATCAACGCCCGGCTGCGCCGCCATACGCACGGGATGAACGCGGACGAGCTGAGCCGGATGCACGACTACCACCAGGCCGCGCTGCACGCCGTGCGCGAGGGGCTGCTGATGCTCGACGGCGGGCGGCGGATCGCGCTGATCAACGACGGCGGGCGGGAGCTGCTCGGCCTGCCCGAGGACTCCGTCGGCCGCTACGTCTCCGACCTGGGCCTGCCGCCCGCGCTGACCGGCGCCCTGCTCGCCACCGAGCCGCGGGTGGACGAACTGCATCTGACCGCGGAACGGGTGGTGGTCCTCAATACCTCCCCGGTGAGCAGCGGCGAACAGCGCGGCACGGTCGTCACCCTGCGCGACCACACCGAGCTCCAGGCGCTCTCCGGCGAGCTGGACTCGGTGCGCGGCTTCGCGGAGGCGCTGCGCTCCCAGGCCCATGAGGCCGCGAATCGGCTGCATGCCGTCGTCTCGCTGATCGAACTGGGCCGGGAGGACGAGGCGGTCGACTTCGCCACCGCCGAGCTGGAGCTGGCACAGGCGCTGACCGACCAGGTGGTGGGGGCGGTCGCCGAACCGGTGCTGGCCGCGCTGCTGCTGGGCAAGGCGGCACAGGCCAACGAACGCGGCGTCGAACTCGTCCTCGCCCCCGACAGCCGCATCGACGACGGCGTCCTCCCGCCCGGTCTGCCCGCCCGCGACCTGGTGACCATCCTCGGCAACCTCATCGACAACGCCACGGACGCGGCCGCGGAGGGCGTCGGCCACGGCGGGGCACCCCGCAGCGCCCGCGTCACGGTCACCGCCCGCACGGACGCCGGCGAGCTGACGCTGAGCGTCGCGGACACCGGGGCCGGGCTGGACCCGGCGGCGGCCGAGGAGGTCTTCCGGCGCGGCTGGAGCACGAAGTCGCAGGGGCGCGGCCTGGGCCTGGCCCTGGTCCGCCAGGCCGCCCGCCGCAACGCGGGCACGGTGGAGGTGTCGGCCGCCACGGACGGCGGCGCCGAATTCACGGTCCGCCTGCCTCTGGCGACCCCGGCCGCCACACCATGA